The following are from one region of the Theropithecus gelada isolate Dixy chromosome 6, Tgel_1.0, whole genome shotgun sequence genome:
- the HAND1 gene encoding heart- and neural crest derivatives-expressed protein 1 produces the protein MNLVGSYAHHHHHHHPHPAHPMLHEPFLFGPASRCHQERPYFQSWLLSPADAAPDFPAGGPPPAAAAAAAAYGPDARPGQSPGRLEALGGRLGRRKGSGPKKERRRTESINSAFAELRECIPNVPADTKLSKIKTLRLATSYIAYLMDVLAKDAQSGDPEAFKAELKKADGGRESKRKRDLQQHEGFPPALGPGEKRIKGRTGWPQQVWALELNQ, from the exons ATGAACCTCGTGGGCAGCTACgcacaccatcaccaccatcaccacccgcACCCTGCGCACCCTATGCTCCACGAGCCCTTCCTCTTCGGTCCGGCCTCGCGCTGTCATCAGGAACGGCCCTACTTCCAGAGCTGGCTGCTGAGCCCGGCTGACGCTGCCCCGGACTTCCCTGCGGGCGGGCCACCGCCCGCGGCCGCTGCAGCCGCCGCCGCCTACGGTCCTGACGCCAGGCCTGGGCAGAGCCCCGGGCGGCTGGAGGCGCTTGGCGGCCGCCTGGGCCGGCGGAAAGGCTCAGGACCCAAGAAGGAGCGGAGACGCACGGAGAGCATTAACAGCGCATTCGCGGAGCTGCGCGAGTGCATCCCCAACGTGCCGGCCGACACCAAACTCTCCAAGATCAAGACTCTGCGCCTGGCCACCAGCTACATCGCCTACCTGATGGACGTGCTGGCCAAGGATGCGCAGTCTGGCGATCCCGAGGCCTTCAAGGCTGAACTCAAGAAGGCGGATGGCGGCCGTGAGAGCAAGCGGAAAAGGGATCTG CAGCAGCACGAAGGTTTTCCTCCTGCCCTGGGCCCAGGCGAGAAGAGGATTAAAGGACGCACCGGCTGGCCGCAGCAAGTCTGGGCGCTGGAGTTAAACCAGTGA